The window AGTTATTACATTCAAGCTCTCACCGGATTGCCTTGAGTTACGAGCTTGGTTCTTCATTGCACTCGAAGATTACGAGAGTGCGTTGAGAGATATTCGCGCATTGTTAACTTTAGAACCTAATTATATGATGTTTAACGGAAAAATTTGTGGCGATCGTTTGGTTGAAGTTCTCAGCCGTCGAGTTCAGCAGGCGAATCTCGCGGACTGTTGGATGAAACTTTATGAACAATGGTCTCGTGTTGATGATATTGGCTCTCTTGCTGTTATACATCAAATGCTCGTAACTGATCCCGGGAAGAGCTTGCTATGGTTTCGACAGTCGTTGCTTCTTCTCCGGTAAGTATTACATTGTGCATTTCGATCATTTCGATACTTTTAGTATGATTAGCTCATGAAATATGCCAGACATATCACTGTAATAGGTTAAACTGTCAGAAGGTTGCGATGCGCTGTTTGCGGTTGGCGAGAAATAACTGTAATTCCGAGCATGAAAGACTAGTTTATGAAGGATGGATCTTATATGACACGGGTCATCGCGAAGAAGCTCTTGCTAGAGCTGACAAATCCATCTTAATCCAGAGGTCATTTGAAGCTTTCTTCCTTAAAGCGTACATATTAGCTGACACGAATCTGGATCCAAAAGCGTCGTCTTACGTCATCCAACTCCTCGAGGACGCCCTTCGATGCCCTTCAGACGGTCTTCGGAAAGGACAAGTGGGAATGAGCAGCATTAGGGTCTTAATCTTTATGTCTATGCGTTGAATTACTCATCTGATTACTCGCGTTGATTTTTGCAGGCATTGAACAATCTCGGAAGTATTTACGTGGAATGCGGAAAGCTCGATAAAGCTGCAGATTGCTACACGAACGCCCTCAAAATCAAGCATACAAGAGCGCATCAAGGCTTGGCACGCGTTTATCATATGAGAAGTCAACGGAAAGCTGCATTCGACGAGATGACAAAGCTAATAGAGAAGGCACAAAACAACGCATCGGCGTACGAAAAACGGTCCGAGTATTGTGACCGAGAGACGGCAAAGAATGATCTTAATATCGCGACACTGCTCGATCCACTTCGAACATATCCCTATAGATACAGGGCTGCcggtaattttaattttgtcaaCCATATAGTTCAATTAGCTTCATTTCCGTTTCTGTTTCCGCGCTCGATTACTCGATTACGCTAACAACTTGTGTTGACATACATACTTTCAGTGTTAATGGATGATCAAAAGGAAACAGAAGCATTAGAAGAACTTACGAAGGCCATATCTTTTAAACCCGAGATGCAAATGCTGCACCTTCGAGCAGCGTTTTACGAGTCGATGGGGGATTTCTCAGCTGCTCTTCGAGATTGTGAGGCTGCTCTCTGCCTCGACCCTGACCACACGGACACGCTCGAGCTATACAATAAAACACACAACCAAGTTTCATGTCAACCAAACATTTGAGTCATTCTACCATCGAGATAGGAGCATCTATCGAAAAGGATTCACAGCATTTCGGGAACAATGTGCGAGTAATGAAGTCTCGTGTTATAAACAGCGGTATTATACTGAAGACAGAATTGAAAATCAGAATTGAAGATTTCCATCTGCAGTTACTGGAATTTGTTTAAATGTCCAATTGAATCAGTTTGCTGCATCAGATTAATATCCATCGGGAGGTTCCGATACCGATAATCGGAACTTGTTGCCATTGTTTCTTGAGATTGATATGTGTTTCCTTGTTTTTCTCTTTGTACATAAGGTAAAACAAAGAGTTTTCTTTTTCTCATTCTTGTTGTGTGTTTTGCACATTTTTGTGTATAAACATATGTATATACAGACAGGAGGAGGGATGTTTGGAAATTTTCCTGATTATTTTAGAATAAGGTCTATTGATATGTGCAGATTTAATTGCTAAGGTACAATTTTACTCTAACAAGCAGAAAATTTGAATAACAAGCAGAAAATTTGAATAGACTGGTTTATCATTATTTGATATGTTATTTAATTGTTACATCGGAATTTTCAAAtgtaaattatgtttaaaatatgATGTTATTAGTATAGTTACAAACAATCTACTAAATCTCCGCAACTAAGATTGCTACATACAAGTTTATCATAAAAATTTGTGTAAAAGATTTACTATACTATCAACTCAGTTATAAACAATATGTCTCAACACATACAAAACTGGTtcagtttattgataaatttgCTTGGAAATTTTGATGTGACAGTCAAATAATGGTCAAActaatttgttcaaattttatgtCAGTAAGGCTAAAATTGGGATAAGGTCTAAGTTTGACCATAACATTTTGAGGGAAGTCCGTGTATTCCCCAAATATAAAAAGGGTAAATTTTGCCTTTAACCTTTTCAATTTGGAGCAATTTTAAATCTACATACAGAACCTGTACCCCCAAAGCAGATACAagatctaataaaaacattCAATTTCATATGAAAAAAAGAACATTTGATTTCTTTGAAATGCCCAATTACTGATATAACACATTGTCTACGAGCATTTTAGATGCAAAATCAGTATACATCAATATACTCTAAGAACAAcatttctctatttttttttttataaaaatgttaattttgAGTGCCTCCCTTCTTTGGACAGTGAATTATTGTTGTTGCatcttttaatatttatcttctttatttatttttacaaaaatgtTAATTTTGGACTCTCCCTCTCTTGACACTGGGCAAACACCCCTCCTGTCCAGGCCCAGTAACGGCCCCGCAAAAACCAAGAAGAAAAACATAATGCTGTTACTAACAAACTTGACCTAAATAACAAAGATTAGAAAAACAGCCATTTGATTATATTAGTATACAAATTTATTTGATCTTACAATACAAGCATTACTTCATGTGATCATGATTTATACAACCAATTTACCTCATTTACAAGTTTTCTTCACCCTAAGAACACTCGGGGAACCGAAAacctgaaaaaaataaaaaaataaacgaaTTCTTAAATACATCAGAAGAAACTTTAGTTATCAAATTCCTTCTGTAGACATAATTTCAAGTTCTGCCCACCAAAGTGGAGACAGCTTTGGTGTAGCTCCATCGGGTTCCATTGCCGTGATCTGTTTCAACTCGGCTACAACCTCGCTCATTTTCGGTCTCCGTTTAGCATCAGGCTGTATGCAACTCAATATCACAGAAAGCAATTTCTCAAGCTCATAGTCTTTATAATGTTTCAAGGTGGGATCTACTACCATTTCTGATGTCCAGTTTACAAGAGAGTCTTTGTCCATGGCGTATAGGATCCTACCGGTTATCATTTCGTAGAGAATTAAACCGAAGCTGTAAATGTTGCTCTCTGCATCTGCTGAATTTGGGTCTGCAGATTCTGTTTCTTTTTTAGGTGCTGTTACATTGTTCCACAAGGTGAAATCGGATATTTTGGCTGCGTAGTCTTCGGTTAGATGTATAGAGGATGACTTGAGGTTTTCGTGGATTACGGGTGGGGTTAGTTCGTGCATGTATTCGAGGCAATATGCGATGCCCATTGCTATACGTAATCTTGTTTTCCAGTCTAAGTGTTCTGCTTCTTTTACTGCAAAAATTCAAGAAAGATAGGAAACATTATGGACATTTTTCGATCTGGACATTCTTTCGTTACCGAACTAAAAAGAAAGATAGGGAAGATTATGATACTTACTGTGGAGATGTTCAAAGAGAGTTCCGTTTGGAGCATATTCAAAAACCATCATTCTTGTGAATGGCGCTTCTTCTTCGCAATATCCAATAAGGTTCACAAAATTTTTATGGTTCATTTTCGACAATGTAGCAATCTGAAAGCATAACGAAAATTAGGGACTTCGGATTGGATACGAAATAACAATTATAATGAGAAAAAAGGTAAAGCAATTCGCGATTCAAATACCTTCTTTCTGAATTGTTCTTCTAAATTCTTTGACCACTCTTTAGAAGATTTAACTTCAGTAGATGTCACAGCTATTTCAACTCCACTTGATAAAGTCCCTTTGTACACTGTGCCATCCGAAAAGGAGCCAATTATGTTGCTAAAATCTTCACAAGCAGCTTCAAGTTCAGCTCGTTTAAGTTTCGGTACACCTGAAAGCCATGCTCTAAAGAGTAAAAACCGAGTTGCAACGAAGGTATAAACGATTTAAGTATAATGCGTCATTCTTTTCATGAGAACAAAAATGACTAACCTGTTACGAAAGCTTTCTGTAGCTGCCCACTTAACCCTGTGGCCCAAGGTTTGACTGCGACGACTTTGCTGCTTCTAAAGACGAAGGCAGCAGcaattgaaatcaaaagaaaCACAGAGCCCCCGACAATACCAGCAACAACAATCATGTGATGCTTAGAATGATTATTTACAGCTTCACTTGGACTTGAGGCAGGAGGGGTCATTGGAATCACATTGTGTTCTCGTGGAGCCAAAACTATTATTGCTGCAGGTGCAGGAGCAGGTGCAGCTTGAGTTGGTGCTCCAACCGGTGATGGAAAAGGCGGTAAAGGTAGACTTGAGGGAGATTCTACCGGAGAAAATAATGGTGATTCTGAAGGAGATGGTACGGGAGAAAATGATGACGATGGAGATTCTGATGGTGGAAATGACGGTCCTAAAAATGGCGGTGCAGCTGGTGGTACTTTATGTCTATGCCTGTTAGCTTTTGGTCTATTTCTGACCTGTAGCAGCATTCGATGAGCCATGTCTCCAGCTTGGCCCATGTTCCTGACCAAGATAAAGCGTATCATTACAGAGATGATATACATTAACATGTCAAATAGTCTTCTGGGGATCAGTTTAAAATcagaattaataaaaaataacccTTCATCCTGTACCGATAACAGAACGAATCTGAAACAAAAACCTGCGGCAATGAAGGTCCAAGGTATACAAGGAGTCACCTGCCATGATTTTGCATTCCATAACATATGTTTTTGCAAATTTTGTTATCATATTTAAATCATACAAAACTTATAGAATTTTATTGTAAAACCATTGACTTATATTTGTTTCATTTAGCAAGTTCGATTTCCAAACAACCACATTTTTACGCGAAAATTTTCTTCTATACAACTTCCACAGAGAAAGAACTATAAATTTCAGAAGGGGATGAAAAAACAGTAATAGTATGAAGGGTCTAATTCTCGTACCAGGTACACTCCTTCCTGCTACAAGAAGCTCTTAGCTGGTTTTCATCTGCTTGAATTTCTGACAGTGTCTTGAGTTCATATAGATCAGGCGAAATGCTGCCTAAGAACTCATTGTTGTCAAGTAAGCTGATAGTAACAATCCAAAGAATGAGTTATTGCGTGAAGAACTCATTATATAAAGCTAAGCTGGGGGGGGGAGGGGAAGGGAACTTACAGTGTAGTTAGTGACAGATTATTGGCAAGTTCTGATGGAAACGGTCCGCTTAAGTTATTATATCCCAAGTCCAATACCTCCAGCTCTTTCAGCTCTCCAATCTCCTTTGGTACATTTCCGTAGAATGAATTATTGCGTAAAGTACTGTAAAGTAAATGCATATGATAAAATTTCCATAGATGATAAGAATTTTCGAAGAAAAATAAGAACGAAAGTTCGGGCTTACATGGATTTTAAATGTGTCAACAGTCCAAGTTCAGGCGCCAGTGTTCCTTGGAGACATAGATCTTGCAAATGCCTAAAGGTTTAATAATTCTGACTTGAGGCTTAACAGATCAAACTTAAAATTTGATGCACTAAAGCATACAATTATGTTTAAAAACTGTGATATGAGAAAACCAGAAAATAGAATATAAATGCAAACAACTGCAAGAATAGCACCAACTACATCTGCAGAGACAAGTTGAGTGTCTAGCACTAAGAAAACTTAGATCTATGAAAAAGTTGCACAAACTAGCATTTGTACTGAGTCAAATTAGACTATTGAATCGAAATCAATAGTTGATTGGACCAGGGACAGATCTAGGGGGGTTGGGAGATGGCTTGAGCACCCGCTCATCACCGGAAAACTCTATTCAACCTCTGTATGGAGCTTTAAATTTTTAGGGTAAAAGGGCccaaaaaacttcaattaaGAACCCTTAGACATTAGAGCATCCCGAATCCTGGACCGGTCACTGTATAGGACTGGACATTCAAAGAAAATGGCAGCCATAAGCAGAGTTGGAATCAGATGCCTAGAGTAAGTTTTTTTCATAGTGGCATTAAACTGAGCACTTGTTATCCAGGAGAGAGATAGACAGCTTAAAATCTATCCCATATATAAACCAATTTTGCTCATGGAACTAGGAGATCTTGGATGAAAACAACATATCCTGATTTCAAATTACCTTAAATTCAAGTTCTAAGACATCTAATTCTTCAATAAGCATAAAAAACGCAGCAATTACAAGCAATAAAAAGGAATTAAAAAAATAGCAACACAAATTCAAATTCTGcaaatacaaaacaaaattgGGGAAACAAAATTCACAAAAATGAATCTAAGAAAGTGAAAACCTACAGGATGATAACTCTTCCATGAGAACACTGGACCCCAAACCAAAAACAAGGATCAGAATCTCCATCTTTATCATTCCAATTAGATAAGGCACCAAACGGGTCTGTCTCCACTCTATCCCGAAACCTCAACAGCATTAAACCTAACATTGATTAACAACTAATCAAATAAATTACGAGATTCCAGAGAGCTCGTATGCATACATAAAATTAGCTACCGTACCTTCATCATTAAGAGAGCAGCCAAGTTTGAAACTCTGATGAAACAACAACAGAAGAGCCAATAAAATCTCCATCCGGAACTTGAATCGATTCAATTTCCACTGTGAATCCACCATtagtaaaaaagaaagaagaaattgCAGGTGTTTGTACAAATTGTAGCTGATTGTTTCAGAGAATTGAAGAAGAAAACGCGTGCATTTTTCAGTAGGTATGGATTTTTTAGTATTATAAGATAGGAAGGTAgtcgtcttcttcttcctcctgaGACTCGGCAATGTTGTGTTCAGATTGACTGTTTCCGATTTCTCGTCCTCTCCCGGCTTTTTCTTCcgttatttatataattttaaatggCGCCGTCCTTTGTATGAACTATCAACTCCATGTGCTACTCACGTGACTTTCATTTTCTAAAATTTCAAAACCATAAAATTCATGTGTCCCTTGCTTTGTTTGGTTTGAGTATTAACATGGATTAATAAAGTAAGGGATCATCATAATGTTTTTAAAAAGTCGGGTTTAATCCTAACGTATGAAATGTGGAATTAAGTAAGATTAGTTTTAGCTTTATGTTACcgaaattttgaaaaagttgGTTTGACTTTTATTTAACCGTTTTAGTTTATGGAACAAACTTGTTTGATAGGGAGAAAATCTAATGTTTCCATTTCGGTGTCCCCTTCTATGTCTCTCTCACAAAAAGTAATCACTTTTAATCATGTGGGTCCTTTTGgctcataaaatatattattttaattaaaagtgaTCACTTTTTGTGAGAGGGATATGGAAGGGACACCGAAATAGGGACAACAGATTTTCTCCCTGTTTGAAAGATCCGATatgatagttaaataacagtcaaattagtcttttcaaatttttggtaaCTTAGGCTAAAATTGAATGTTAAAGTTAAATTTGAACCATTTCGTATGTTATGGCCAAATTTGCATTCACAAAAAATATTAAGGTCAAATTTAGCTTTTAAGGTAATTGGTGGATTGTGATGGTAAAATAGTGGATTTTATGTGTGGAGTTTTTTTTGGTAGACAGTGGAAGACTAAACGCTCgagaaaaaagaaaacagaaGAGAAGGAAAAGAGCAGAACACTAACTTGGCACCATCTTAGGTAACATGACACCACACTGATCATCAATCAGTATCTGCTGGAGGCCTGTAGGAGGCGCAACACACTCATGAATATGAGCCTGCGAAATTCGTCATCCAGTCAGCTGTTCTATTCCCTTCCCTGAATGAATGAACAACCCGAAGATCCTAATTCTTGGTTCTGAAGCTATAACAATGAGTAATGATCTAGGCAAAAGGATGATGAGGGTGGAGAGGATCAGTCATAAAATTAACCATAATTTGAGAATCCAGTTCAATCACAACCCGTCTATGCCTTTCTCCCAAGCCAATTTTAACCCGAAGCACAGACCCCATAATTAATTAAGATACTTATTGGATTCAGacatttatttaattaagaaattaaataaatagaaattttagttaaatgatttctagttaattaattaattgattatgaATACGAAATATTTAAAAACGATTAATTAACTGTCTAATTCTTATAGGATAAGGAAGCATAATCTATAAATAGATGGTTAAGCtaaaccaataaaaaaaaacaattaactcAGAGAAAAAGTactactctctctctctcatattCCACCGCTGCATCCCTCCCTCCTCTCAGTGAGACTTCGTTCTTAGTTCGTGgattattcgttctttctcctAATTTTAGCATGGGAAAACATGACTAATAATACAAGTTCGTGATTTTAAAGAGATTCTTCTGCTACCtaatcaaatttaattaaaacttcAAAAGGTAAGCCTCAAACccatatttaaattcatttaactattaaaatagtaaaatcttGCAATAAGATTTTTAAGTTTTAttattgttggcccaaaataaaataaattttattttatgtatatagaaagcttgggtttaattttagggtatagtttatattcttctagaaaaataaaaatggtaaaataaaaataaagatgcATTCGTAAACTCACCTcaagtacgcgaggcgtgcatTTCTATACGCGGGGTGTATACCACACATCCGAAGATGTTCCACTTCAGAGACTCCAGTACACGGGGCGTGCCTtcctatacgccacgcgtaaaaacGCATCGACAAGGCGCTCCAGGATCAGAAgcacaaatacgcggggcgtgccttcctatacgcggagcgtataccatccatccgaagacgttccacTTCAAAGGctccactacgcggggcgtaccttacTTTACGCCACACGTAAAACGCATCAACAAGACGCATCAGGTTCAGAAGCtgcactacgcagggcgtagccagacttacgcggggcgtgttctttctctcactagaggTCAGTTCTCACCCGGAGCCCGTTGTCGATCACCGATTTCTCAGAACGCGTCCGGACACAGCCACGGGCTAGCCTACAAGCTTAGCCCCATCCCCACATCTAGGCCCAAGCCTTAAGATTTtctctaaccacaaggtagtggggtgatgtggcatggaagttagtggaggttagtggtagttggaggaagttgaggaagttgatgatgtggcaaggtagtgggcaaggttagagagaaa of the Euphorbia lathyris chromosome 7, ddEupLath1.1, whole genome shotgun sequence genome contains:
- the LOC136235923 gene encoding probable inactive receptor-like protein kinase At3g56050 isoform X2, encoding MIKMEILILVFGLGSSVLMEELSSYLCLQGTLAPELGLLTHLKSITLRNNSFYGNVPKEIGELKELEVLDLGYNNLSGPFPSELANNLSLTTLLLDNNEFLGSISPDLYELKTLSEIQADENQLRASCSRKECTWNMGQAGDMAHRMLLQVRNRPKANRHRHKVPPAAPPFLGPSFPPSESPSSSFSPVPSPSESPLFSPVESPSSLPLPPFPSPVGAPTQAAPAPAPAAIIVLAPREHNVIPMTPPASSPSEAVNNHSKHHMIVVAGIVGGSVFLLISIAAAFVFRSSKVVAVKPWATGLSGQLQKAFVTGVPKLKRAELEAACEDFSNIIGSFSDGTVYKGTLSSGVEIAVTSTEVKSSKEWSKNLEEQFRKKIATLSKMNHKNFVNLIGYCEEEAPFTRMMVFEYAPNGTLFEHLHIKEAEHLDWKTRLRIAMGIAYCLEYMHELTPPVIHENLKSSSIHLTEDYAAKISDFTLWNNVTAPKKETESADPNSADAESNIYSFGLILYEMITGRILYAMDKDSLVNWTSEMVVDPTLKHYKDYELEKLLSVILSCIQPDAKRRPKMSEVVAELKQITAMEPDGATPKLSPLWWAELEIMSTEGI
- the LOC136235923 gene encoding probable inactive receptor-like protein kinase At3g56050 isoform X1; its protein translation is MVDSQWKLNRFKFRMEILLALLLLFHQSFKLGCSLNDEGLMLLRFRDRVETDPFGALSNWNDKDGDSDPCFWFGVQCSHGRVIILHLQDLCLQGTLAPELGLLTHLKSITLRNNSFYGNVPKEIGELKELEVLDLGYNNLSGPFPSELANNLSLTTLLLDNNEFLGSISPDLYELKTLSEIQADENQLRASCSRKECTWNMGQAGDMAHRMLLQVRNRPKANRHRHKVPPAAPPFLGPSFPPSESPSSSFSPVPSPSESPLFSPVESPSSLPLPPFPSPVGAPTQAAPAPAPAAIIVLAPREHNVIPMTPPASSPSEAVNNHSKHHMIVVAGIVGGSVFLLISIAAAFVFRSSKVVAVKPWATGLSGQLQKAFVTGVPKLKRAELEAACEDFSNIIGSFSDGTVYKGTLSSGVEIAVTSTEVKSSKEWSKNLEEQFRKKIATLSKMNHKNFVNLIGYCEEEAPFTRMMVFEYAPNGTLFEHLHIKEAEHLDWKTRLRIAMGIAYCLEYMHELTPPVIHENLKSSSIHLTEDYAAKISDFTLWNNVTAPKKETESADPNSADAESNIYSFGLILYEMITGRILYAMDKDSLVNWTSEMVVDPTLKHYKDYELEKLLSVILSCIQPDAKRRPKMSEVVAELKQITAMEPDGATPKLSPLWWAELEIMSTEGI